The Micromonospora siamensis genome contains the following window.
ACCTGGCGGTCACCGGCACCCTTGCCGCCCTGGTCGACCCGCTCGCGGCGGCCCGGGTGAGCGTGGTGGCATTCTCCACGTTCGACACCGATCACCTGCTGGTCCCCGCCGTCCGGCTCACCGAGGCGACCGGCGCACTGGAACGGGCCGGTCACCGCGTCCTGCGCTGACCCCGTCGCCGGACCCGAGGGATCACGCCGTCGTCGCGCGTACCCGGGATCGGGCACCCTTCACCGGGCGGCCGGATCCTCCTACGATGGCTCTCGCGACAACGACACCCCCCGATGCCAAGGATCGGCTGATGCCGCCCACCTCCTCACCGCCGACCGCCCGCCGGCCGGTCGTCGGCGCGCTCGTCGCCGCCGTTGCACTCGCCGCCGTGCCGCTCGCCGGTTGCGGGGCGCCCCCGGACCTGCGGGACGCCGGCCGGTCCGCCCTGCCCGCCCCGGCCGACGGCACGCCCACCGTCTCCGCCTTGGCGCCCACCGGGCCGCCGGACGGCACGCCACCGCCCCTCAGGCCGGGCGGCACACCGGCGCCCCTCCCGCCGGATGGCACGCTCCCGACGCCTCCCCCGTACGGCACCGTCCCGACGCTCCCGCCGGACGGCACGCTGCCGACGCTGCCCGGCGTCCCGCCGGCCGGGCCGACGACGCTGCCCGGCGCGCCAGTCACCGCCGTACCCGATGTCCCGGCCCCGCCGCCGGCTCCGGTGGTCACCCCCTGCCCCGGCCGGCCGACCGCCGCGGCCGTGCTGACCCTGCTGCGCGGACCGGCCCGGGTGCTGTCCCGGGACGCCGACGCGCGGGTCACCCTCGGTCCGCTCTGCGCCGAGGACTGGCAGTACACGGTGCTCGAGGTGACCGGCCACGAGGAACTCCAGGCGGTCACCCGCTCGGGCTCCGCGGGCCTGACGCTGGTCACCGCCGGCACCGACGTCTGCGGCACCCGGATTTCCGCCGACGCGCCGCCCGGCATCCGGGCGCTGGCCTGCGACGCCGACACGGTGGCCGCCCCCGGTGCGTAGGCTGGTCGGCATGCCGGGAACACCGCCGACCCGATTCGTCTACCTGGGCCCCGAGGGCACCTTCGCCGAGCAGGCGCTGCGCACGGTGTCCGCCGCCGACCGGGGCAGCCGTACGCCGGCCCGCAGCGTCGGTGAGGCGCTGGAGAGCGTACGGGCCGGCGAGGCCGACGCCGCCCTGGTGCCGCTGGAGAACTCGATCGGCGGTGCCGTCGGGGTGACCCTCGACGAGCTGGCCGAAGGGGCACCGCTGGTGATCACCCGCGAGGTGATCCTGCCGGTGGAGTTCGTGCTCGGTGCCCGTCCCGGCACCCCGCTCGGCTCGATCCGGACGGTCGCCGCGCACCCTCAGGCGTCCACCCAGTGCCGGGGCTGGCTGCGGGACTGGCTGCCCGAGGCGGTGGTGGTGGACGTGCTCTCCAACGGCGCGGCGGCCTCCGGTGCCGCCACCGGCGAGTACGACGCCGCGATCTGCGCCCCGGTCGGCGCCACCCGGCACCGGCTGGAGGTGCTGGCCGACAAGATCGCCGACCACGCGGACGCGGTGACCCGGTTCGCGCTGGTGTCCCGTCCCGGGCCGCCGCCCCCGCCCACCGGCGACGACGTCACCTCGCTGGCCGTCTACATCGCCCACGACCGGGTCGGCGCGCTGTTGTCGGTGCTGATGGAGCTGGCCGTCCGCGGGGTCAACCTGACCCGGATCGAGTCGCGCCCGACGGGCGAGGCGCTCGGCCGGTACGTCTTCTTCCTGGACTGCACCGGGCACGTCGCGGACGTCCGGCTCGGTGAGGCGTTGCAGGGGCTGCGCCGGGTCTGCGCCGACGTGCGCTTCCTCGGCTCGTACCCTCGGCACCGCTGGCTGGAGGGCGGGCCGGTCGATCGTCCGGTCCCGGCCCCCGCCGGCCTCTCCGACACCGACTACGCCGACGCCGCCGCCTGGTTGGCCCGCCTCCGCGCCGGCGACCCCACCTGACCCCTCCACCCCCGCGCCCCCACCCTCCGGGGTTGATCATGAAGTTGGCGGCGACGAAACGGACGTTTCACACAGCCAACTTCATGATCAACGGACGTGGACGGGCCGGAAG
Protein-coding sequences here:
- the pheA gene encoding prephenate dehydratase gives rise to the protein MPGTPPTRFVYLGPEGTFAEQALRTVSAADRGSRTPARSVGEALESVRAGEADAALVPLENSIGGAVGVTLDELAEGAPLVITREVILPVEFVLGARPGTPLGSIRTVAAHPQASTQCRGWLRDWLPEAVVVDVLSNGAAASGAATGEYDAAICAPVGATRHRLEVLADKIADHADAVTRFALVSRPGPPPPPTGDDVTSLAVYIAHDRVGALLSVLMELAVRGVNLTRIESRPTGEALGRYVFFLDCTGHVADVRLGEALQGLRRVCADVRFLGSYPRHRWLEGGPVDRPVPAPAGLSDTDYADAAAWLARLRAGDPT